The genomic window aaacacttttagAAACTTTGaatgggttttcccgaaaagtgcttaatttttcggtaattttaccttgaaatattcgacttTTAATTAGACgaatatttttcatgagctacaactttgtttttactcgattgatagactttaccgatacaccatttttttcgttttttttataagctacacttttgctacgaatatttttttgattaaatatttactttttgtgttacttgcgaaaaaccgtctgaaaacgtagtttttttgtcgaaaaataaacactttCAATCACAAatgactcgaaaagtattgacttacataaaaaactctatagaacaaaagttgcttaaaatcagtcaatttatctatttccagtcttatcttgaacgtatgttttttcacctccgagaaggggtgattgtcaccccccaagtaaaagcaaccaacggcacattTTCAACTTTGAAAtgaagggtaagtagaacctaaatccaaattttcatgcaattcggagttgcccctgaaaattacacggtatcgccgtattttccgttcatttactgggctatttgtAAACAGAAGTAATTTGTATTGTAATGACACCAgtatttataaagttattaacTAAAGAACATCCCAAAGATAACTTATGCCCGGTTGTAATACCAACAGACCTTACACTTAAGTCGAGAagaatatattacaataagaataccataatagaGTAAAATAGATATAATctataataaggtaagaatctaaaattatggtgcaacgtaagtgatactcaacgaatctataagtagagcttagctaagctggagcttaagatctgttggtgcaacaaGGCATTAATATTGTATATGTACCTATGTGAGAAAACATGAATGAAAGTCATTATGTAATGAATATAGaagtaaattaatataaaaaatcaaaattaatactGAGTATTTCGTCCTCTGCGTTGTAGTATACTTTCCAGCAATTCCAACCGAGATCTAAAGAACCTTTTTTAAAGTTTCTGACTCATTCCTGAAGAATCGCTTCCCATTGAAATCCCAATCCATTTAATGCAGTTTTTAGCTTTGCCAAACCCTGTCCTTGAGCTCATCCCGTTGGTACTCGATGGGATTCATATCCGGAATCAATGAGGGCCAGGTTGCGATATTGATGTTATTGATGCAGGTAATCTTTCGTAATCCGCGCTGTGTGACATCCAGCGTTATCATTCATTAGCATGAAGCCGTCGCAAGGAACAACATGGTCTTGAAGAATATCCGTAATTTAACAATGCGCTGTCAAGCCCCGTCCGCAACCACCATCGGGCTCCAACACAATCTCCTAAAGATATACCACCCCAAAACATACCCGAACCACCTCCACAGATCACTGTTTTCACATAGTAGCATTGGGCAATTGGTTTTCCGGGCCTCCGATAGACTCATCGTCTTCTGTAATGGCTTTACATATATGTAAAGCCACATTTGACTCCCCTCAGAGAATAAAACTACTCGATTGGCCAAGGTCCTTATTGACGTGTTCCGGACAAACTGATTTCCACCCACTTCCAATTTGTCAAAATTTAACACCGtagcaaaaaataattatttacttttactatgacctgtttttaaactagaaggagtaattcaaatttatcgCGCCATAATGACTGTTTGTAATTGGCTCAACTGCAAGAAAGTTTACTacactaaattatgaaattttgacactatcaACATCgacatttatgacattttgacactattggcatttcataggttaattaagttatatcggcaattttttctgttttctgcgTTAACCCTTTAATTTTCAGATTTTTAGTTTGCGTTTATACAGTGAGGAAGTTTGCATAATTGACATTCCTCTTATACCGGAAGGTGTCGAGGTGTCTTCTTTACACGTCATTCTCTGTGAATTTACGCCACTTTTTTTCGGTCCctaacaggtcgattttaatttttaaattatgattttttggcatatattatatcatactggtgacgtcatccatctggccgtgatgacgtaatcgatgatttttttaaatgtaggGCTCGTGTGATAGctgatttgaaaggttatttattctgtaatataaacgttaacatatttatttgtacagggtgtccaaaaaaatttctgTGAAtgaaattaattgagacaaaaagaaaaatgtatgtaattcatttaattcaaaatacattttagtaCTGCTGTTACAAAAAAGAAAGaattgtttatttgacaaataaatattgttgttcgcttaaattcaatgttaaactaccacccacctgtctctggagtttgaacattgaatttaagcgaaaagccatgtttatttgtgaaataaacatttttacctgtattctgacagcagtaaaatgtattctgaattaaataaattccTTACATTCATCTTtctgtgtcaattaatttaaacgAAAAAGAAATTTTGGACACGCtatataaataattgtgttaatgtttatattacttaatagagaattgaatgccctttcaaatgaggtagcacacgacttctattctcatttaaaaaaatcatcgataacttcactagtatgatataggtagaggagagttggataaaacgggatagtcggataaaacgggatacctagcctagaaACCCAAAtagtgctgctatcaatcggacaacgacgaaaacttgttctcagtcgtcattttaacatgCTCAGTTCATTTTACCTCAATGAGactatttgatgaaaagttgttgtgtttagaattgtttgactctatttttttggtactttgtacttttaagtgcgttgttttctacattatatttCCTACATATATAAACATATAACTCCGGTGACTATTACACttaattaagcactcattaacgaatattctcatgtgtagtctatctaattttactttcacgtttaggcaggagtcatttttgttttgaaaaatgtctgagttggacaaaacgggacacttataagttggataaaatgggatataGTTTgttatgtcccgttttatccacctatttaATTGTTGGCCTATTAGTTTTTTAAATAGCCATAAAGCGTGTTCTCACACTGCAGAAAAgaataacatatttttatgtgacttttgttctgatatatAGGTACGTAtgtacctagtcctaaataaaaggtcttatttcccattttgcaataaaacataaaaaggcctatttttgagtttctcactACTGATGATATTGTTTTTTCGaaggtaaattttgctttgcagtcttATGTCTACTTAAttatactttttagataattttatgcaaaaattaaatattgtgaacctatcccgttttatccaaccgtgttatgctaaaacgggatgtgtaggactttcataaatatttttttgaagttatacttctttaggcgcgattaagggtgaaattttattaatctgcgcgcatgcacacacaggcagtatggagttcgttactaaaaatgttttaatttatgtatgtatcagtccagaaaaggtgtggaaaggatatattagtgtttttaaatatatttttctataaacgtgttaaaactgcaatttatagcactccataggagagaaaaaatgctactttaaagcaccagtgctttaaaaattttaaggcactacagttaaaagtgaattgtcaaattgtgaaacgtcaaaatatttatatttcatttattaacattaatattaataatacaacttgcgcaatttaaaaaaggtggtttaaaaggtttttctaaatttaatttaaactgtattattgcatttttaacacgtttgtagaaaaaactgttaaaatttgttagaatatacaaaaataaaagtagatgttattctatagttgttctgatttacgtattgacagtataggcagttttgatgtaatgtcaagaaaaatataaaaatggaatgtcagtcaagttcaagtaaaagtttttgtaggtattgtcctgtaattgagaatgaataaattataattgttgatatataagacgtttgtagaaaaaatattgtatgatataggtgttaaaaagtacattttaaggcactcatgtgaattgcagaatgagcgaagcgaatctttcacatacgtgccttaaaattgtgcttttaacatttatatcataaataactattattataatttttgtgtatttggacttgtctacctcggAAATGCGTtgaacgcatttcaaacagagaagtcttaaacagagtaggtcaaggcgaaggtgacttaatgaagatgataaaaaagagaaaacttgaatatctggggcatataatgagaggtagcagatacaggatgctgcagttaatactcaatggaaagatcgacggaaaaagaggaattggtcgaaagaaatattcatggctccgaaaccttcgtcaatggactggcttatcagcagatcaattgttacatgccgcacaagatcgagaacgatatcggcaaattgttatggaagctacccacgcctaaaaatttgggcacggtacttaaagaagaagacctcggaaataagataataagtaatatttaaagtattttataattcacttcgtatgtttgtcactatgtctgagaaatcttgtagcccgtataaacaaaagagtatagctcagtggtagagcgttgggctggagatcaagaggtccccggttcaaatcttggtgttttctaatctttttttaatttttggtattgttttaataaaaatttttggaaagtaaaaattaatttaatctttaaataaaatacaaataaactgtctgaaagtatatttatttaattgaaatcatatttagaagtataacttcttacgtgcatacacagtacacacacattaattttttactattttccagttacatattaaaaatagctaaaaatatgttttttgtgtgcttcaataaatgttatacctataaaaaagaataatatgataatttctttaacattttttccgtaataaaaattaacaagaatggtatcccgttttgtccaactcccCCTACAtgacaaaaaaaatcataattcaaaaataaaaatcgacctgtttgagaaaatgaatttattccaacctaaacgtcctcactgtatataaaaaacagttattTTTAGAGAACTATTTAGCGGCGTAAGGGTTGGCGTAGCGCAGCCGGTAGTATGCTTGCCTCGAGTGCTGGTAGACCGGAGTTCAAATCCCatcgccggcaagaacaactagatatttttaaaaatgtctataggcccctggtcgactcagcctgaataaaatgagtaccttgggtaaaacctgGGGttataataggcggttgaagcgtatcactggccctgttaccttccttgtatgcCGTAGGCCccagatatagcagactaccctgctgtactcccaaagccacgtaagcggtataaaacgggagactattgtTATAAGCGgtgtattagtataatataatatttatgacaTCAACCAAAAAAAGAATATGACTCTGGTGATCTCTAGTGACATTATTGGCTGTGAATATGTCTTTAGATTTTACTCCTCCTAGTTCAAAAACGGGGTATAGACAGTTGGGACTGGGATCAGTGAaccgattatacagggtgtcccgaaaagattggtcataaattataccacagattctggggtcaaaaataaactgattgaacctcacttacctatctacaatagtgcacacaaaaaaagttacagccctttgaagttacaaaatgaaaatcgactttttttcatttatcgaaaactcttagagattttttattgaaaatggacatgtggcattcttatggcagcaacatcttataaaaaaattaaagtgaaatttgtgcaccccataaaaattttatgggggttttgtttctttaaacccgccaaacttttgtgtacgttccaattaaattattattgtggcatcattagttaaacacaatgtttttaaaacttttttgccccttagtactttttcgataagccagtgtttatcgacatattttgaatatttatcgaatccaccacatatttgtatatggttaagtacgattatagagacctgttaataatctgaaaaattatttataatttgcatttttaggtatattttgaaaaagaagccacatctcgataaaaggtgacttgtcaaaaaaagactgagaggcaaaaaattttaaaaacactgtatttaactaCTGGtaagtaccacaataatagtttaattggaacgtacacaaacgtttgagggctttaaaagaacaaaacccccataatttttttatgtaaatatattaaaaaagaagccgcatctcgataaaaactggattatcgaaaaaatactaagaggcaaaaaagttttaataacgttgtgtttaactaatggtatcacaataatgaattaattggaacgtacacaaaagtttgggggggtttaagggaacaaaacccccataaaatttttatgggctggacaaaatttactataattttgttttaagatgttcctgccacaagaataatacatgtccattttcaataaaaaatctctaatagttttcgatatattgaaaaaaaatcgattttcattttgtaactttaaagggttgtaactttttttatgagcacatttgtactaaggtaagttaggttcaatcgaactatttttgaccccagaatgtgtggtataatttatgaccaatcttttcgggacaccctgtattataacATTTAAGCTTTTGAAAGTACTTATTTTTCACTTTACCGTCTTTTTTCCTTCATATGTTTCTTCCTTCCTTGTCTCATAATGAAAGTACTTAATCAAAGGATACACCTCAACGTCGTTATCGTTGCATAGTTCAGTATTGACAGTACAATCTACCTGAGTAAAACATATATCAGGATTTTTTCTAAAATGTTCAGCAACGTCTTGATATTTTGGTTTGGTTTTTCTACAATGAGGACAGTCTAAAATGGAAAATttctaataaagttttaaatacaAAGGAGAgatgtataaaaatacaataaaacagGTACAGTAGAGAATATTATATTCTTGACAAAGAGGCGCCCCTTTCACTGCACAAGTACTTTCCTATTATCGTTTTCAGGATATGGATTTTAATATAGAGAGTGAGCAGACAAAATCTAGACAAAGTCGTCTTCATCAACATTTTAGAAAAAAGTAGAAtctgttgatttttattttaaggggatatttgttttgatatttttaaCTCGGTCATCTTCACATTCAAAAATATAATACCAAAGCTTTTaaatatcattattttttattctatCGACGCATCTAGTAAGTTTTTGGGCCCTTTATACAATAGTGTAAATTTTAACATTTCGTCTGATTTTAAATGTCAAATTTAGTTGCTTTTTTTTTAACCGTATGTTATGAATCTAATAAGTTAATTATTGGTTTATTTAACATTTTCCATTCAACACAATGGAAATTCCAGATTTCTGGAACAATCTACCCGCTTGTACAGGTGAAATGGATGGATACCATATATTTTTAGTCACCTGGTAGCCTCGAAAAACTGTTTACCGCTTGTGATCTAATCTCTCTAGTATGGTTGTCTGTTTCAGTATCCCAGATTTAATTTATGATCTTACTATGTCCTGATTTTGTAACGATCCAAAAAACCTGCAAGTTTTAATTCAGCTATCTCAAATTCATCCTGTATAAGGTTTCAGtatcttcttctttgtgtgccgtgcttgttttcaagcgttggctatcgtcatcgtcgtattaacaagcttATAATGAAATGTTTCTCGTCGGCAGCTAAATGAAACAAATCCTCgaccgttcgacctgtccattgtctaatgtcACGCAGCCACAGGCACGCAGCCAAGGTAGGGGTCCATGGGGTCCGGACCCCTCCCAACCCTACCTCGGCTTCTGTTCCGAGGCAGCAAGTTTATCCATaagttattattaatatttttgaaaaggtgaacgtaattattattattttttactaggaTTATTTCTATTTTTCAGTGTACGGATCAACTTATATCCAATTTAAAAATCCGATTTagcaaaaacgaaaatattctattagcaaaaattgaagaaaaaaatcttctgtgtaaaaggtagatatatttatttgaaaaccccaataaagggctaagttaaaaaacagaacgttttcgctctaaagagagcatcatcagtgttctaagcctaaaataagtataaccataacTAGTGaagacaaaagtaaaaaaaaaaaattttgaccaagataaaaaattaggttatactcacaagCTCTACATGTTAAATACATGCAATACATTTCCCTTGCAGCAATAAAAGCTGAATATGTATATGTTACGTGTTATGGTGTAACTGTAATACAATATTATCTCTCTAACCAAATACCGAAGTTCTCCACGTAATTAAATATTGTAATAAAGATTTGTCTTCTAAACATTTACAAATTCCTTACAATTTTGGCAACTATACCTGTCACAACGGCCAGTGTAGAACCTATGTTCTCAACAATGAAGCGAGTAAAAACTTTACCCAGAAACAAGATGGGAAACGAAAGACTCAATTTATTGGCTCTTTGTTACGTTCATTGGAACGTCGAAACCCAGATATATAGACATCAAATCATCATCACATATGTCATAGAGCGAATAGCAtagctgaagtggaattgggcgggtcaTGTAGCCAGAATGGAGAACGgtgtggacccaaaaaattacagtgtggagaccacgaacagacagaagaagtagaggtagaccacctacacggtGGACAGACAACGTCAAGAgggttgctgggaattggttgctggaagcccaagatcgacagaactggaagaaattaggggagacctatgttcaactttgaatgcagaaggctggatgatgatgatatatcAAATAGCCCAAAATTATTGGGTAGACCGCTGAATAGAAGACCGACTCTTTTCTACGGAATTCGATATTTCGTTAGTGGTCACTAACACTAGTTATtgggattttaaaaatattaaaatagtttttacaaattttgcatatggatctgaaatttattttgaatatttttttcaatacctTACCGTGTAGTCTAAAATCTCACGATGAGGTTGAAGCGCGTGTTGATGCGAGCTTCAAGTGTTTAAAAATTTagacgtcggcaaagagagatataatattgttatgctctactttttctatttatttagattaattagcaaattcttaatttaattgattattcAATTATTCTATTTCTTGCCTATGTAAAAACACaactaaattccaattaaattttccaatcaattttattctcagggctatcttgtatttgatacaatacctgtgatctgtggcttctagtatttctggttgcttacttcttccagggtagaaacagggaaattgaaaacactcaaaatcatataaatgtaatctattgtttttatcaaataagccgtgtacataagattcaaaaaatactaaaatttaactttgttgcaacaatctctaacttaataaattaaactctaactctgatatctccttgttttgaaaaaatatttatttgattaatttcttatttactcacactaaattgaatgaattttacttttcttcttttgaattgatttctcaaatttgaaatgactaactgcgttaaaaaaattgttcagtaaacaaataaacaatatggtttcgatataaataaattttctcaattccgacaaatgatttgactaaccttttattcttcactacctcgttttctggattgcgccgtacttgattctcccaacacgtactctctggatgttgcgaaaaagtccctctcgtccaaactgcttccaagaaaaacacacaggacttactcgaatatcttgtgcacaaacggataataatcagctactcgttctagacaaaacaaaggaatctccctcggaccaggaaaattaactcttcaaccggtcgacgatttggtttTAACTttattctgctcgcaaaggccgatcacaccactctacactgattcTACACTTTATAAAAAATTGGACTGCTCTCTTCCGATGTCAATTACACAGTGTCTTTATTTTTCTCTCCAATCCATACTCTCACATACATTATCCCTTCTCCTGATATTTTCCATCCAATAGACAACAACCTCTCTCcaaccatttatttcttaagaaccaaATATTCTTCCAACAACTTTtacaatttgtcaaatttcaaagaatatcataattagttctttactactttctacttttacaactaaaaactaatacagtttgtttaccacattaaaataccttcccggaaggatcttaaaaccGTCTTTGTTTTCGACCACGATGTCCACTATCTAATCACCGCATTGTTTGTTCATGTCCTATGCATTTCGTCGAATCACTTATTTGTCGTTTCACTTTTTCCCGAAACACttgcttaatagcaaaattaCATTCTTAACAATTTTGATGATgaaaatacagggtgatgaaaaactatcattttatggtcgttgatataaatttaattttttctgaatttctctacaaaaaaaaaacaattctacaacaatatatataatagtaaaaaagaaagagaacgcagtTACCACCCTACAAGaccgtaaaattagtaatatttactttgtgataaaatggGTCAAAGCATATGTCCCGAAGAATAAAGACAACCAAAAAAGTTACACCCCCAGTGGTGgcggtaaaaatattagtaggttggttaattctcacaatgatatagattaaaacaaaacgtagtttgaccataaaattaccacgaCACTGATCGTACCCTCGGTTGGCCAGTTGACAGATCTTTTCACAGGACAATAAATTTTAGCATTTAGTGTTATCTTAAcggtcataaataccaaattttgacagaaatttctctatATCACGTtgcgtttatttttttttcacgttgggttgaatcccgtcttcagtgtttatctttttctgttacatttttctattgcACACAGAATGTAGCGCCACGTTCCGTCAGTTTTCTGCTTTACAGTTTTCTCACCAGGGAAAACATTTTACAgtagttttctcaaaaaaaaaattgagttgtATTTGGACCCCCCATCAGGAACatttcctggctacgtgcctgCGCAGCCAGGACGattgttttcttccaacccagcgtttttctttgattttgccctgaatgatcaaccggagtaagcgatatttaggttcctctcattatatgaccgaagtaatgaacctttctcatttttatgacgttgatcaattctcgctctttgtgcatggtctccAGCACACGTTCGTTGGATATGTGTGCTGCCCATGGGATTCTGAGCATGCAACGGTAACACTACAGCTCGAAGGCTTGTAATTTGTTGAGATTCTTCACATttgttgtccaagtttcacatccatagaacaaGACGGTCCAGACGTAGCACTTCAACTCTCTTAGACGTGTGGCCAATGAAAGacttctactgcacaatacaGAACGCCAGCTAATAAAGCTTTTTGGTGCAAGTTCTATTCTGGTCGAAATTTCCTCATCACTTTCAACCCTGCAGTCAATCCAGCTACCCAAATATCTAAAGTGTTCCACCCTTTCCAAGATTTTGTTATCTATTTTTAGTACTGAGTCTTCGGTATTAATTTTTCCGAccaccatccattttgttttctttgcgttgCTCGTTAAGCCCTTTGCAATGCATTCGTTGTTTACAGCGTTCAACAGGGTTTGAAGGTCTTCCAGAGGTTTTAATATATGACTGTTTATTTATACAGTCTTAATTACACCGACTAACTGCATCTTAGACCAAGACGAAGAACTCCAcggttttgtacagaagtgaaggaaaaatgtaaagagaagaaaaaagttTACCTAAAATATATGTCAAATAAAACACAAGACGCATACGATAATTATAAAactataagaaacgaaacacatgcagtcgtaagaagaataaaaaatgatcactgggaacgtttttcggaagaaatggaacatgatttttatggtctccaaaaggaaatatcgCGCtatataagaggtcaaagaacggaggtaaaggaactattagaaccaaaacacatagaaaaggatacatggattgactatctaaaaaagctctatgcagaggaagaacaaatgatggtagaaccggaaacaccagaaattaccacaaatgaagatgttaatataagtacacaggaagtatgaaaaacactcgaaaagctgaagaacagaaaagctgcaggtaaggatggaataccaaacgaattactaaaatattgtggagcagctatgatgacagaacaattaacaacattaattaacaaaatcataaaacacaataaaacaccggaagaatggagaacgagcgaactaattctactattcaaaaaaggagataaaaagcagccagaaaactacagacgTATCAACTtattaaatactaccctaaaacttacaactaaaattttacaagacctaatgaatcagaggataaatttagcagatgaacaacaggggtttcgtactggaagatcgtgtacagatgcaatattcgtcataaaacaaatgactgagaaatcactagagtataatcgaccagcatttctatgtctgattgacttgaagaaagcatttgacagagtaagactcaaagatgtaatccatcttctgtataatagagaagtccctctagatatcataaaaactattgaaaacatctaccaaaacaacaaaatggaagttaGAATAGATGTAAATTTAATCATGGATTTAATCATCAAAAACGGTAACAAAGGacgaggatatagaatgggaaacaaagaagtataaatactctgctacgcagatgacgcaatattgatagcccaagatgaagatagtctgcaaatattagtccacagatttaacataagagcaaaagaattcaatatgacaatttcatctcagaaaaccaaaac from Diabrotica virgifera virgifera chromosome 5, PGI_DIABVI_V3a includes these protein-coding regions:
- the LOC126885212 gene encoding protein disulfide-isomerase A5-like isoform X2; translation: MSELEDDEEKTEQKIKELDENNFLKFLKTNKHVLVMFMSPYCPHCRKTKPKYQDVAEHFRKNPDICFTQVDCTVNTELCNDNDVEVYPLIKYFHYETRKEETYEGKKTVPALVEFIEKLVNKIE
- the LOC126885212 gene encoding protein disulfide-isomerase 2-like isoform X1, translating into MSELEDDEEKTEQKIKELDENNFLKFLKTNKHVLVMFMSPYCPHCRKTKPKYQDVAEHFRKNPDICFTQVDCTVNTELCNDNDVEVYPLIKYFHYETRKEETYEGKKTGQTDIAGMKCNYNIIIKKYI